GTCATTTTTCCACTGTGCGGTTTCTAATAAGGTTTTATAGTAATGCTCACATTCTTTCTTATTGAAGATCAACCCGTGATAAATGGTTTCTCCGTCATAGGGCAATATATTTTTAATGATAGTCGGGTAAAATAAATCCATCTGTTCACCTTTGATTATGAGAGACCAATATAAAATGGTTATCATTTAAATATCTAGAGACCTTTGCAAAATAGTGATATATTCTGTATTGAAATTGATTTGACTACAATACAGTGCATTTCATAGAGTATTTGCCTATAGGTTTTGTTATACTTTAATCATATTGAGAAATTCTCCAAACAGACGTGGCTTGTTGAGCTAAATCTTCTTGTCTTCTTTCAATAGTATTTGGAGTCCAGTCATTATAATTAATTCGTTTGGACAATTCATAATGACTGGTTTGATAAATTGCTTTTTTTTGATTGAAAGATAGTGTCTTACACCCTTTATTCTTATCGTCTTCGAGAATTGTGTAATTACCTAATCGATATACAATAGATTCATGAATTGAAGCAGGGAATTGTTCTAAATAATACTCGTTACCGTTTTCCGGAAGAATGTGTTCTATTGTTCCCGGGTTTTCTTCAAAATCATAATCGGCATGGCTTAAGTGGTTTTCAAGTTTGAAAAGAATATAACGAACTAATTTCTTTCCTCTCTTTGTACTTAAATATTTTGTACTGAAGTCATTTCTAAAATCATTATCTGAAGGGTATAAAGGCTTGATTAAATCCGCTATTTGACCAGAAGTAGTTACCTCTTTATTACTAATTTTCATAGCTGCCTTATTATAGATGTCTTCCTTTAAATTTGTATGAAGTCGAGCAATAACCGTATATCTAAAGGTGATAATACTAACAAATTTTAAAACCTTTTTGAAATCTTCAATGCTAAGTTCATTATAGGTCGCAATTAAAATAGGATAAGCTTGTTTCTCTTTAAAAAGAACAAGCTCTGTTATTCTACTTTTTAATTCTCGATCACCGCCCCAAAAACTATCTGCATAATTCGAAAGTGCGTTATACAGAAGTGCATTCTCCTCTAATAAATCCAACAATTCAATTACTTCCGGAGATGTAGTAACAGAATCGCGTATTGCCCTGAAAAGATATTCTTGGCGTATTAATTTATTTTTTGATATCCAGTAGTGTCTTAAAAATGTTGGAAATGTATCAAGCCCAATAACATCTACTATTTTTTTCCATTTATCTTTTATATGTGGCAAGTCAACTTTAGAAGAAATCGAAAAAAGATAATTTTTAAGCAAATCGGTAACAGTTAATCCAACACCTCTTGAATTTAATGTCTCAAAAACCGTATATGCACTGAGCTCATCTTCGACAATTATTTGAATAAACATCAACCTTTCGGCAATTAGTTTGTTCAAAAAATTTGCAATATTCTCACCACTTTGATTTTCGCTGAAATGTTTAGTTATTCTGTCAATGAAATAATTGTACGCCTGCCAGATAAGTTTATCAGAGTCCTGAAGCGTTCTTTCGTTCGTAGGAGGTCTAAAAACCAAAAGGTTAGATTGGAAAAAACTATCATTGTTTTCATTCAATTTAAGCTTAGACGAATATGTTAATGATCCGGGATCTTTGTCACCAATAAATTTTTTCTGTAGTAAAGAAACTCTTTCTTTATTTTGTTCTACCTCAATATTAGAGTTTATTAAATTCTGTAATTGCTTGATTGTCGCCAATACAATTAGGGTAAGTGTAGAAAATCGCTGTTGCCCATCAATAACATGATATTTTTTATCACCCATATTTTGCAGGACAATAGATCCCATGTAATGAACACTACCGTTTTCTTCTATGGCCAAAATGTCATTCCACAAATCTTCCCACTGATCACGCTTCCATGAATAATCCCTTTGGTATGTAGGTACAGCATAGGTTTTACCATTGCCTATGATGTCGCTCATGCTTACCGTACTGGTATCTAAAAGGTTATTTACTGCCATAGTATAAAATTATTGTCTACAACTTATCTATAAACACACTTTTACATTCATTTATTTCTCTCTCAAATATACCTTTTTTGAATCAAAAAAACTTCGGATATTGTTGAAAAACTTTATATAGGTGTAAAACTCAGTAATTTATCGGAATTATGACTTAGTATGTTTTCATAGCTATCAAATTAGTTCCGCTTTCCGATAAGTATATAGCAAAAAATAGTTAGAATTATGGAACGGATTTATACATACCGACTACTTGTTTTGACCTGTGAAAAAACCGTTCTGATATACTATCCTCCAAAATCGTCGAATCGGATGTTCTCATCCGGGATTCCAAAATCTTCTCCCATTTTCTGAACCGCATTATTCATCAAAGGAGGCCCGCAGAAATACAATTCAATATCTTCGGGAGATTCATGATCATTCAAGTAGTTTTCAATGACACAATTGTGGATAAACCCCATAAATCCATCTCCGCCTTCGTCATGGATATCTTTTTTTACTTTCCAGTTATCTTCTTCCAAAGGTTCCGATAGTGCCATATAGAATTTGAAATTTGGAAAATCTTTTTCCAATGCTCTAAAGTGTTCTATGTAAAATAGTTCGCGTTTGGAACGCCCGCCATACCAATACGTAACTTTTCGCCCAGTTTTTAAGGTTTTGAATAAATGATATAAATGTGAGCGCATCGGTGCCA
This window of the Flavobacteriaceae bacterium genome carries:
- a CDS encoding DUF262 domain-containing protein; translated protein: MAVNNLLDTSTVSMSDIIGNGKTYAVPTYQRDYSWKRDQWEDLWNDILAIEENGSVHYMGSIVLQNMGDKKYHVIDGQQRFSTLTLIVLATIKQLQNLINSNIEVEQNKERVSLLQKKFIGDKDPGSLTYSSKLKLNENNDSFFQSNLLVFRPPTNERTLQDSDKLIWQAYNYFIDRITKHFSENQSGENIANFLNKLIAERLMFIQIIVEDELSAYTVFETLNSRGVGLTVTDLLKNYLFSISSKVDLPHIKDKWKKIVDVIGLDTFPTFLRHYWISKNKLIRQEYLFRAIRDSVTTSPEVIELLDLLEENALLYNALSNYADSFWGGDRELKSRITELVLFKEKQAYPILIATYNELSIEDFKKVLKFVSIITFRYTVIARLHTNLKEDIYNKAAMKISNKEVTTSGQIADLIKPLYPSDNDFRNDFSTKYLSTKRGKKLVRYILFKLENHLSHADYDFEENPGTIEHILPENGNEYYLEQFPASIHESIVYRLGNYTILEDDKNKGCKTLSFNQKKAIYQTSHYELSKRINYNDWTPNTIERRQEDLAQQATSVWRISQYD